A segment of the Zingiber officinale cultivar Zhangliang chromosome 8B, Zo_v1.1, whole genome shotgun sequence genome:
AAATATGCTTGGATAAGTCGTTTCGACCCCAATATCTCATATGATAACATCCCATATCTTAACCATTGTATCACCCCTAAAAAGACAACTATTAACTAAATAATGCTTTATCAAGAAGAGGATTATTAAGACCCTATTGTTTCATTATTTGTAATTTGATGTAATGACTTAGATATTGGAGTTGGAGTCATTGTGGCTAAGAAAGTAAAATCCATTGTTTTCTTTGTGAAAACATCTTCGTTGTTTGAAAAGATTTATTcaacatataataaaaaaaattctatcttaTCATTCATTCTTGAATATATTTGTGATATTATCTAGCTAATTTCACGAGAGTTTATCTGTTCTTCATCAGGCTTTGAAATACATCAATTAATTGATATAGAACACTTTTCAATGACTTTAAAGACAGCTCATTCTCATATATATCTCGATAAATtccttttaagaaaaataaaactttctcCACAAAACTTGATTTCAATGTAGGTAGGGCTCACCAACAATCCTTGGCGAATTAAGAGTCAATAATTATTAGCTAGGACTATATACCAAGCATATCTTGCTAAATGCAAGGCATGATCTGAAAAATGAGGTCGTAGAGATGACAAAGATATATATGGCCAATATCCTTACTCGAGACATGCAGGAACTGAAATTTGATTAGCCCTACATAAAGATAATAAACATTCTTTGGCTGAAACAGTGGAAAGGAGACCATTCCTTAACACTCCATCCACATACCTTAGTGTTCTTTAAACAGTGGAGGTGTGCTGCGGTGGCTGTACTGTGTCTTATATGTTGCgagagaggagagaggagagaggagagaggagagaggaAGAGTTTTTCTTTTCTCTGCCTTGGTTTCTTTGGGCCTGCCTATATGTTTACTACTACTCTCTGTTCTGTATCACGCAGGCCTGAGCCATCATCTCATCTCATCAGCTCCACCATTTTCCTTTCTTCGCTAGCTCGATCTCTTTCTTatctcctttcttctctctttcttctttccACCATCTTTCCATTCACCCTGCTGATCTCCACCTCTTTCTCTCACTCGGGCTCGCCCTGGCCGCCTTCTCTCCTCCCATTTTTCAAATCGGGGAACTACAGATCCGAGGAAATATAGAATCATCCATCAATCAAAGCATCAAATCAAAGCATCAAATCAAGAATCATAGCGAAAGCAGTTAGGAAGAGAATCTTATTCGCTCATCTCAGCTAGCTCTCTCCCTCCCCAGTCTCTCTCAGGCGACAAACACTACCACGACTACAGCACCCGCGCGCGCGGCGGCTGCAGGGAGGGCAAGGATTCCGTCCCCTCGATCGCCTAGCTCCTTCCATTCCATCGATCGATCGCGTCGGTTGGCCACCCACCCGACCACCCACCACCCGTCAAATCCCACCACCATGTCATCCTCCTCAGCCGCCTTTTCCTTGGACCACCTCTCCCCACCCCCTTCCGAGCACCTCTGCTACGTCCACTGCAACTTTTGCGACACCGTCCTCGCGGTACATATGCATATGCCTATATCCATCTCGCTTTCTGATTTATTCCCTTCCTGTCCATCTCTAGATTTTTCCTGCCCTGTTCCTCTTCGATTTTGCTGAGTTTCAGGTGATTGATTTCTTCCTGCTGATGATCTCCATGCAGGTGAGCGTTCCCTACACCAGCTTGTTCAAGACGGTGACGGTGAGGTGCGGCCACTGCACCAACCTCCTCTCCGTCAACATGAGAGGCCTTCTTCTCCCCGCCGCCAACCAGCTCCACCACCTCAGCCATGGCTGCTTCAACCCACCTCATCAAAACCTCCTGGTATGTGATATGCTTAAGCTTCCATGTGCTCGTGATTGTTTGGTTCGCTAGCTAGCTGACTACATCTACTGCGCTGCGGTTAACGGATCAGGATGAGCTGCAGTGCCAGCCGCCGAGCTTGCTGCTGGATCCCTCCATGCTATGCAATACTAACAACGGCAACAGCTGCAGCAACAACGGCAGCAGCCTCATCAGCAGCAACGCCGCCGCCGGCATTAACAACGGCAACGCTATGGCGCCTGCAGTGAAAGGGGTGGAAGACGACCAGCTCCCACGCGCCCCAGTGGTCAACAGACGTGAGAGCTTCTTCCTCATCTTTAAAAACGCTTCCCTTTCCCTCTCTAGCTAATTACGATATGCGCATTACACTTGCACTTGCAGTAACTTGAAACCCTATATTTATCTgcccctccctccctccctccctccaccACCATCATCTTCCTCCAGCCTGCAGCAAAAGGAATAATTGCGACGGAGGCATAAGACTGTGCAATCGAGTAGAATGCAAACAAAATAGCGAGAATGTGTTGCAGAAGCAGCTCATTGCATCGCCACACAGGAGCTTGTCTTCTGGTCTCTGGTCTACCAGAGGAAAGCCATCTGCTGCAATAACTGCACTGCGTACCTCGCCTTCAAGCTCTTCCCTGTAGCAATAGTGCCTTCCCTCCTCACTCTCTTCTCCATAATTTCTGTTCCCTTCATCATCACTCGCTAGCTTGCTCGATCGTCCGCAACTATAATATCCATATATCCTAATTGCTGATTACTgcacaacatatatatatatatataacgcaAGCTGTAGCTTTAAAATTAACGATGGAATTAAGGTGCATGTAATTAAACTTGTGCAGCTCCGGAGAAGAGGCAGAGAGTTCCATCTGCGTACAATCGATTCATCAAGTAAGTGAAGGGCAGAGCGTCCATGGCTAAATTACAAGCTAAGGCTATCCATTAATAATTCTTGTACATGCATGGTCAAATGCTGCAGGGACGAAATCCAACGCATTAAGGCTGGGAATCCCGACATCACTCACAGGGAGGCCTTCAGCGCCGCTGCGAAGAACGTAAGCTTGCTAAACTTTAACTACTGTGCATACGATCGATGGATTGAACCTTGATGGATGTTGAAGAGATGAGCCACAATATTTGCTGTTTCAGTGGGCCCACTTTCCGCACATCCATTTCGGCCTGATGCCCGATCAGGGTCTGAAGAAGGCCAACCTGCGCCAGCTTCCGGTAAACAAGCGAAACtatgttttcttttgctctaAAAACCTAAAGTTAAATCTCTTCCAGAGCTTGTCAATCCCCTGGTCAcatctcttcctctccttctttatACTTTTTCTGGGTTTTAGCTCGAATACACATGCACCGTAGATCATCAGAGCAGGAAGAATCTTGCAAGCCCACTACTCTACCACTAATACTACTACCACTACTACTACTACCACTACACCCTcacctttttcttttcctctcttgTATCTTTAAATTTGCAGGAAGGGGCTGAGGATGTTCTTCCCAAGGAGGGCTTCTACCCCACAGCCGCTGCCGCTGCCGCTGCCTCTGCCGCTGCCGCTGCCGCTGCCGCTGCTGCTGCAAACACGGGAGTCACTCCTTTCTAAGCGCCAAGGACGACACACACAAACAAACACACCTTCTCTCTCCATCTCCCCCCTCTGCTGCTACTGCCGCTactgttgctgctgttgttgttcTTAGGGTTACTACTACCCCTTTACTTTCGcttattttctcttcctcttttttttcttcttcttcttcttcacttctttttctttttcttttttctttcttttcttttcttttgtttccgAGTTGTTGTACTTTAAATGGATGTCGAGTTTGGGCCGGCACGGCTGCGGAGGGTGCAAACGCCTGAGGGAAAAGGTTGGTGTGCGCTCGCCCGTGGCTAACTAGCCGTGCCTTAATTTGTCTACCAACGCGTGTGCTCTCTTTCTCTCAGTCTCTCTCGCTATGTGGAAAGACTTTGAACTGTTTGGCAAGTGCTATATTTCTATTGTTCCTATTTGCTTTTAGATGCTTGTCGTTAGGCTTTGCTCTTCATCAATGTTCGCCACCaggtatgcatgcatgcatgcatatccAGGCTCAAAAAGATACTTCAGGTTTTATCATCCCTGTGTGGTTGCTTTTGACTCCTGATTCATACACCTGAATTCATAATTCAGTAGGTTGTCTGTGTGTATACATGTGTGTATGTATTATACTAGTTAGAATCAATGCTAATATTGGAGTTTGATTAAAAGAATTAAACAACTTGATTAATTGTACTGATGTTTctatattaattaattagtgccttcaCATacataaccatgttaaaaaacaTTCACCTTGATGATTAGGCTAATAGTCAAGCCCGATAGATTCAACATTCTCCACCTTGATAATACATTGCTCTCTTACTTTATCTAAAACTCTAATATGATATCAAGACCAAGTATGTGTGTAATTGATTTGGTTGATGACATAGCTTGACCTTTTAGGGAGGTCCCCTACATCCTTTCGACTATAGATAACTAGCATGTTAATATTGCTATTTTGTCTATTTGGTGCAATGAAATGCATTGCATTGTGCGCAATTTGTATGAATTACCTATCTTATATGTGTCTTTGGGTTATCCCTAGCAAGACAGTAAAAATCATTGTAATTAAGATCCAATTATGTAGATCCACTTACCAAAAGTCACTTTGAATCCATTAGCTTCCTCGTAGGTACTCGTCTAGCTAAAGTTATTGGTCAATTTCTCATAAGGGTACGTAGTTTGGTGT
Coding sequences within it:
- the LOC122014289 gene encoding protein YABBY 4-like, producing MSSSSAAFSLDHLSPPPSEHLCYVHCNFCDTVLAVSVPYTSLFKTVTVRCGHCTNLLSVNMRGLLLPAANQLHHLSHGCFNPPHQNLLDELQCQPPSLLLDPSMLCNTNNGNSCSNNGSSLISSNAAAGINNGNAMAPAVKGVEDDQLPRAPVVNRPPEKRQRVPSAYNRFIKDEIQRIKAGNPDITHREAFSAAAKNWAHFPHIHFGLMPDQGLKKANLRQLPEGAEDVLPKEGFYPTAAAAAAASAAAAAAAAAAANTGVTPF